CTTCCTTTCATATAGATTTAATTATTTCTGGTGCATAAGGTTCAATTCCTCCCAGGAACACACGAAACAAAGATATGAACTGGGTAAATAGAAATGGAAAAGAGGTGTTTCTATTTCATCCAAATTTGTTAAAAACATTCTTGCTAACTTCCTGACAAGAAAACTTTCATTCATTGGATGACCACTTGGATGCCTCTTTTTCTGTATTCTTATTTCTTATTGTTCGCAATGTTATATTCTTTCCTCTCTGTACAGTTGTTTCCTGTTTCTATGTACACTGTATGTGTCTTATTTTTCCACTCCCACATTAATATGACTTGAGGAATTCTTGTTTCATGTTTTAGTCACCAACTTTCTAAGATAACCAACTTCATATTGTACTTTTACACGATCACAGACTACGTTTTTGGCAACCACAAGTTTGGGGGAAATGCTCAATCTATCAAAAAAGGGTGTTGGGTTCACCATACGTCCTTTCTGTGGGATTATGAGATGATGAACATGGCTTATCTCAAACTTCCAAAACGAGCTCCTGACTATCGACAGGTCTGCTAATACTTTTGCAAGTTCCTTGTTCTACTTGTTAAATAATCTTGTGAGCATTTTCTTAAAGAACTTGATGATGCAGCTGATTTTTTGACGTTGTGCTTCTGGAACCACTCTGATTTAAGATGTTGGCAGAATAATCTTAGCCCTGTTTTACGATTGATGCCAAagttttattgttgttgtatgttgcaACATATGGGACAGCTATGTAATTAGCAGAAGGATATTGTTCAGGTAGTCATTAATAGAATATTTTCATAGCCAGAAATAGTTTTTCTCTTCCCTCCAATGTATAGCACATTATTACATTCTATAGGAAATGGTAGTGTAATTCTTGCACTGCATGCATCTGCTTCTATGCCCGATGGTGTCAATACCTGTAAGTTGATACTGACATCATGGTGAAAAGATGAAGCATGGGTAGCTTCTCCGTTTGTACCTTTCGATCTTTCTTGTACTCTCTTATCTTTAATTACATTTGCACGAGTAATAATTACTCTATTAATGTCGACAGCAGCGTTATACCATCCCTTAATTGTAAGATATGTTCTAATTTTCTTTGACTTTGCAATTTGCTTGATATTGTTTTCTCATCCATGATAGTACTGGAATCCCAAGGGATTGTAGTATAAGATGCACGTTCAACTAGAGAAAGCATTCAACTTCTAGGTTTGGAGGATATTGGAAGGAGTTTTTTATAAGATGCCAATGCTTGATAATTAATTGAATGTTGAAGTTTTGGTGCAGTTGATGGTGGTACCTTTTGTTGAAGCATTATGTTGATAATTCTTATCACATGGTATCAGGttctctggcagaaatgcaaggtaaggctacgtacaatagacccttgtggtcaggcccttccctggaccctgcgcatagcgggagccttagtgcaccgggctaccCTTTATGGTATCAGGTTCTTGTTACCATTTCTCAATCTAGTCTATTGCCCGTGGCTTATTTTTTCTCAACTCAAGTTGATTTAAATCTTTGCATGCTTAAGTCTATAGTAGTTcctattatatgcaaactcattTGCTACTTGACAATTTCTTCACTACTTTTTGTTTGCCCAAGTCACTTTTCAGATGCACATTAAAAATTTGCTTGCTTGTCTCTGAAAGAAAGTGTTTCTATTGGTTATTCAGGCAAGAGACCATTCGGACTTTATTTGCCGTATGAAGGATTATATATCTTGACAAGAATTCA
This Solanum dulcamara chromosome 8, daSolDulc1.2, whole genome shotgun sequence DNA region includes the following protein-coding sequences:
- the LOC129901581 gene encoding uncharacterized protein LOC129901581 isoform X1 codes for the protein MMEPMNPPLSWEFQGELSIFTLYFDKIPVVKRFSGGGTVIVDHQTVFITFICNTGALPSVQPYPRPIMSWSSQLYSKVIQGVGDFSLRENDYVFGNHKFGGNAQSIKKGCWVHHTSFLWDYEMMNMAYLKLPKRAPDYRQVLWQKCKVRLRTIDPCGQALPWTLRIAGALVHRATLYGIRFLLPFLNLVYCPWLIFSQLKLI
- the LOC129901581 gene encoding uncharacterized protein LOC129901581 isoform X3, giving the protein MMEPMNPPLSWEFQDKIPVVKRFSGGGTVIVDHQTVFITFICNTGALPSVQPYPRPIMSWSSQLYSKVIQGVGDFSLRENDYVFGNHKFGGNAQSIKKGCWVHHTSFLWDYEMMNMAYLKLPKRAPDYRQVLWQKCKVRLRTIDPCGQALPWTLRIAGALVHRATLYGIRFLLPFLNLVYCPWLIFSQLKLI
- the LOC129901581 gene encoding uncharacterized protein LOC129901581 isoform X4; the protein is MMEPMNPPLSWEFQGELSIFTLYFDKIPVVKRFSGGGTVIVDHQTVFITFICNTGALPSVQPYPRPIMSWSSQLYSKVIQGVGDFSLRENDYVFGNHKFGGNAQSIKKGCWVHHTSFLWDYEMMNMAYLKLPKRAPDYRQVLWQKCKVRLRTIDPCGQALPWTLRIAGALVHRATLYGIRQETIRTLFAV